One window from the genome of Candidatus Didemnitutus sp. encodes:
- a CDS encoding DUF4440 domain-containing protein: MKIVPKACAVLGLSVFAGGSWLSAQSSPTTSQTMNPPSAMKSQSDTDKIIATVQQVATAMERGDLAAALATYEPNAHLVVQPGQTVSGPALGEALKGFIAMKPKFTMNKHDVVISGDIALHISPWSMEATDPASGAAIKGGGLSLAVLRHQADGRWLMVTDNPYGGAVLAPPAN; the protein is encoded by the coding sequence ATGAAAATCGTCCCGAAAGCCTGCGCGGTCCTGGGCCTGTCCGTCTTTGCCGGCGGCAGCTGGCTCTCCGCGCAAAGCAGTCCCACCACATCCCAAACCATGAATCCTCCCTCCGCCATGAAGTCCCAGAGCGACACCGACAAAATCATCGCCACCGTGCAGCAGGTGGCCACTGCCATGGAGCGGGGCGACCTCGCGGCCGCCTTGGCTACCTACGAGCCCAACGCGCACCTCGTGGTGCAGCCCGGCCAGACAGTTTCCGGTCCGGCTCTGGGCGAAGCGCTCAAGGGTTTCATCGCGATGAAGCCCAAGTTCACCATGAACAAACATGACGTCGTCATCTCCGGCGACATCGCGCTGCACATCTCGCCGTGGTCCATGGAAGCGACTGATCCCGCCAGCGGCGCCGCGATCAAAGGCGGTGGGCTTTCGCTGGCCGTGCTGCGCCACCAAGCCGATGGGCGATGGCTGATGGTCACGGACAATCCCTATGGGGGCGCGGTGCTGGCTCCGCCGGCCAACTAA
- a CDS encoding RNA polymerase sigma factor has translation MNDVPVDLVARAQSGDRSALADLVRAIQPQLFALCLRMLWQRQDAEDACQEILVRVVTRLSTFRGESRFSTWLYRVALRHLIDFRRSCAEKAVSTFEAFAEDLHRGAQEPTQELRERPDYNGLLHEVRTGCSLAMLLCLDRPHRAAYVVGEIFEFDHLEAARALGVSAPTFRKRLSRARARVREFTQRSCGLVNAGAACRCARRVAPALALGRIDPAQLQHTTPRAAVRPFEEVEHAIRALQSGERTVALFRAQSLPDPVADFALTLDSILAGLDQSAARLGEETG, from the coding sequence ATGAATGACGTGCCGGTCGATCTCGTGGCCCGCGCGCAATCCGGTGATCGCAGCGCGCTCGCCGACTTGGTGCGGGCGATTCAGCCGCAGCTCTTCGCGCTCTGCCTGCGCATGCTCTGGCAGCGGCAGGACGCCGAGGATGCGTGCCAGGAAATCCTCGTTCGCGTGGTCACCCGCCTCTCCACTTTCCGCGGCGAAAGCCGATTTTCGACGTGGCTTTACCGCGTGGCGCTCCGGCACCTGATCGATTTCCGCCGCAGTTGCGCGGAAAAGGCGGTGAGCACCTTCGAGGCTTTTGCCGAGGATCTGCACCGCGGCGCGCAGGAACCCACGCAGGAACTGCGCGAGCGACCCGACTACAACGGGCTGTTGCACGAAGTCCGCACGGGTTGCTCGCTCGCCATGCTGCTCTGCCTCGATCGGCCGCACCGCGCGGCCTACGTCGTCGGTGAGATTTTCGAGTTCGACCACCTCGAGGCGGCGCGGGCGCTCGGGGTCTCGGCGCCCACGTTCCGCAAGCGCCTTTCCCGGGCACGAGCCCGCGTGCGGGAGTTCACCCAGCGTTCCTGCGGTCTCGTCAACGCAGGCGCGGCCTGCCGTTGCGCTCGCCGCGTCGCTCCCGCGTTGGCGCTCGGGCGCATCGATCCGGCGCAGCTGCAACACACCACGCCGCGCGCCGCCGTCCGGCCTTTCGAGGAGGTCGAGCACGCCATCCGCGCGCTCCAAAGCGGCGAGCGCACGGTGGCGTTGTTCCGAGCCCAGTCCTTGCCGGATCCGGTCGCCGATTTCGCGCTCACGCTCGATTCGATCCTCGCTGGTCTGGACCAGAGCGCCGCTCGTCTGGGCGAGGAGACCGGTTGA